Proteins encoded together in one uncultured Sphaerochaeta sp. window:
- a CDS encoding ABC transporter permease has translation MSIFTFALRENLRQKLTLPLLLLFPLVLLLVPSMPGSLPMAFSLFGLLNFYSAFLLVRTVAEDRMRGVLVRIASSPISHAHYLTSHLAAGSLLLILQSLVLLVASFIVHGSGTTNYLLLFILYCSYSVMTLSFSLAWNTMFRSYTTSFALFSGVGSILCLVSGLTFPLRFLPPAMQRMVRVLPTYWLAHGLEALYEQAGASLLLAVVILLIFAGIFLLVGSRRRL, from the coding sequence ATGAGTATTTTTACCTTCGCCCTCAGGGAGAACCTTCGTCAGAAATTAACACTTCCTTTGCTGTTGCTCTTCCCTCTGGTCCTCCTTCTGGTCCCCAGTATGCCAGGTTCCTTGCCGATGGCTTTCAGTCTTTTTGGGTTGCTCAACTTCTACTCAGCGTTCCTCTTGGTACGTACCGTTGCTGAAGACAGGATGCGGGGAGTGCTGGTGAGAATTGCTTCTTCTCCCATCAGTCATGCACACTATCTTACCAGTCATCTAGCAGCCGGGTCTCTGTTGCTGATCCTTCAGAGCTTGGTCCTGCTTGTTGCATCCTTCATAGTGCACGGGAGCGGTACAACCAACTACCTGTTGCTTTTTATTCTCTATTGTTCTTACAGCGTTATGACCCTCTCATTCTCTTTGGCTTGGAATACCATGTTTCGCTCCTATACTACGAGCTTTGCCCTCTTCAGTGGTGTAGGTTCCATTCTCTGCCTTGTCAGTGGACTTACGTTTCCTCTTCGATTCCTTCCTCCTGCCATGCAACGAATGGTCCGGGTACTGCCTACCTATTGGCTTGCCCATGGCCTAGAGGCCCTCTATGAGCAAGCGGGTGCTTCTCTGCTGCTCGCTGTTGTGATACTCTTGATATTTGCAGGGATATTTCTCTTGGTAGGAAGTAGAAGGAGGCTGTAG
- a CDS encoding histidine kinase — translation MDRSISIESKNLFRIVLGVLLSLVFFLRYRTMDPPLLLVFLLVVFSLMLRWRFSFSSAWMLIDASLLTMLSLSFPEATLLLSLYLFYFASHRNLLFCIPFAVYLVIVLQGLEMLVPLFSLLLGALVGVWELERMQLIKEADEYRMRAHHLEAETEHLLLDYADAQYLSRLQEREQIAQILHDSLGHELTAAHLSVKALDMLLERGDVEKAKVSQEKIEQRLSSALAQLKLAVRQLEPDEKQVERSIARLFEEFVYPVQYTIRGDVALVPPALQQILHSAIKEALTNVAKHANPTKVSASLDVNATLVQLAMENDGIMAQKSSSTGNGLRYLRRRVERLGGSMSIQKGEQFKLLISIPVRGEMGL, via the coding sequence GTGGATAGAAGTATAAGCATAGAGAGCAAGAACCTCTTTCGGATTGTCCTAGGTGTGTTGCTTTCTCTTGTGTTCTTCCTGCGTTATCGCACGATGGATCCCCCATTGCTTCTGGTCTTCCTCTTGGTAGTCTTCTCGTTGATGCTTCGCTGGCGATTTTCGTTTTCTTCTGCGTGGATGCTCATTGATGCTTCTTTATTGACGATGCTTTCTCTCTCCTTTCCTGAGGCAACACTCTTGCTCTCTCTCTATCTTTTCTATTTTGCATCACATAGGAATTTGCTTTTCTGTATTCCCTTTGCTGTATATTTGGTAATTGTGCTTCAGGGACTTGAGATGCTTGTCCCGCTCTTTTCACTGTTGCTGGGAGCCCTCGTGGGAGTCTGGGAACTGGAGCGGATGCAACTGATAAAAGAAGCTGACGAGTATCGGATGAGAGCCCACCATCTGGAAGCAGAGACTGAGCACCTACTCTTGGATTATGCCGATGCCCAGTATCTCTCCCGTCTTCAGGAGCGGGAGCAAATTGCCCAGATCCTGCATGACAGCTTGGGGCATGAGTTGACTGCAGCCCACCTGAGTGTTAAAGCCCTCGATATGCTCCTTGAGCGGGGTGATGTTGAGAAGGCTAAAGTGAGCCAAGAGAAGATTGAGCAGCGACTCTCCTCTGCATTGGCGCAACTCAAGCTTGCGGTCAGGCAACTGGAACCGGATGAAAAGCAAGTAGAGCGATCCATTGCCAGGCTCTTTGAGGAGTTTGTCTACCCAGTCCAGTATACGATTCGTGGGGATGTTGCGCTCGTTCCTCCCGCTTTGCAACAGATACTGCATTCTGCGATCAAGGAAGCGCTTACCAATGTAGCAAAGCATGCAAATCCTACGAAGGTTTCTGCTTCCCTCGATGTCAATGCAACCTTGGTGCAACTGGCTATGGAGAATGATGGGATTATGGCACAGAAGAGCTCAAGTACAGGAAATGGCCTACGCTATTTGAGACGGAGGGTGGAACGCCTGGGAGGAAGTATGTCGATTCAAAAAGGAGAACAGTTCAAGTTGCTGATATCCATTCCGGTCAGGGGAGAGATGGGGTTATGA
- a CDS encoding response regulator transcription factor — protein sequence MRILLVDDDALVLESLEILLSGDAQLQIVGALSHGAEALSFLEHTQVDVILLDIQMPVMDGIEAAQRIRSKYPKVKILMLTTFADYRTLHRCLEAGASGFLLKSDDTEKQIMTIKAVYQGLPVISEQALKQFSEQQMFSSLSNRENEVLLQVAQGLSNKEIADRLCLSEGTVRNCISVMLEKLGLRDRTQLAISYWQQKSEGR from the coding sequence ATGAGAATTCTGTTGGTCGATGATGATGCATTGGTACTGGAGAGCTTGGAGATTTTGCTCTCTGGTGATGCCCAGCTGCAGATTGTTGGAGCCCTTTCCCATGGGGCAGAAGCACTCTCCTTCCTTGAGCATACTCAGGTTGATGTAATCTTACTTGATATCCAGATGCCGGTAATGGATGGTATCGAGGCAGCCCAGAGGATCCGAAGCAAGTACCCAAAGGTCAAGATATTGATGCTTACCACCTTTGCAGATTATCGGACGCTTCACCGATGTCTGGAAGCCGGTGCCAGTGGGTTTCTCCTAAAGAGTGATGATACAGAGAAGCAGATCATGACGATCAAGGCAGTATATCAGGGGTTGCCTGTGATCAGCGAGCAGGCTCTCAAGCAGTTTTCAGAGCAACAGATGTTCTCCTCTCTCAGTAATCGGGAGAACGAGGTGCTCTTGCAAGTTGCCCAAGGGCTTAGCAACAAGGAAATTGCCGATAGGCTCTGTTTAAGTGAGGGGACAGTTCGAAACTGTATATCAGTGATGTTGGAGAAGTTGGGATTGCGTGACCGTACCCAACTTGCCATCTCTTATTGGCAACAAAAGAGCGAGGGGAGGTAA